In Rahnella sikkimica, the following are encoded in one genomic region:
- the pheM gene encoding pheST operon leader peptide PheM codes for MNAAIFRFFFYFSA; via the coding sequence ATGAATGCTGCTATTTTCCGTTTCTTTTTTTACTTTAGCGCCTGA